GGGAGCAGGCGCAATATGTTCCCAGAACGTCCGAAGAGATGGCCACCTTGGAGAGCATCGTCAAGAGTGCGGTGAACTACGATGCAGCCAGGGGCGATGTCATCGAAGTGGCCAATATCCCCTTCGAGATGGACATGGCCGTGGATACGGAAATGGTGCCCGAGTCTCCGGGCTGGATGGATATGCTCAAGGCCCACCAGACCCTGATCAAATATGCCGCGGCGGCCCTGTTCTTCCTGATGTCTTTTATGATGATCATCAAGCCGCTGGCGCGCTGGCTGACTTCGACGCCCATCGAAGAGATCCAGATGCTGGAGCAGCTTCCCCAGACCATCAAGGAGCTGGAGCGCCGCTACGCGGAAGCGGACAAAGAAAACAGCTACACCCGGCAGATCGAAAACCTGATCAAGGAGAACCGTTCCGGGTCTACCCAATTGATGAAAACCTGGCTGAAAGAAACGTAAGAGCGTGTAGCTCATAGCTGATAGTTCCTAAGACCTTTAAACTCGAATAAAACGCCATGGACCCCAGAAATCTCATTGGATCATTGAAAGCGGCCATTCTTGTCCATGCCCTGGGATGGGATGTCGTCTCGCCGGTCGTCGACCAACTCAGCAAGGCCGAGCGTAATCTGATTTTCAAGCTTCAAGCCAAGCTGGAATCGGTCTCCCCGGCCCTGGTTGAAAGCGTCGCCAGGGAATTCATCGAGAAGGCGGCCCCTCCCAAACAGATCGAAAGCAAGGAGGGCGGGGAGAAGGCGACCGCCGAAGGGTCGGATGAGCGGCGGGAAAAAAATCTCAATGCCATCCAGTCCATTCCACCGGATCTGTTGATTCAGCTGATTCAAAGCGAACATCCCCAGACCATCTCCTTGATTATCGCCCACTTGCAGCCGCACATCGCCAGTGAGGTCATGGGGCTGCTGCCCGAAGACTTGCGGGCCGACGTGGCCTACCGCATCGCCAATCTGGACAAGGTCGCCTCGGGAATGCTCGAGGAGATC
This window of the uncultured Desulfosarcina sp. genome carries:
- the fliG gene encoding flagellar motor switch protein FliG, producing the protein MDPRNLIGSLKAAILVHALGWDVVSPVVDQLSKAERNLIFKLQAKLESVSPALVESVAREFIEKAAPPKQIESKEGGEKATAEGSDERREKNLNAIQSIPPDLLIQLIQSEHPQTISLIIAHLQPHIASEVMGLLPEDLRADVAYRIANLDKVASGMLEEIDRAFEEILANKETSSTQKAGGVPRLAEILNMIDGTAAEQIIEEIEEDDPELAEEIRQNMFIFDDIVLVDDRGLQKVLRSVESQELAIALKASTDEVKDKIFRNMSQRAAEILKEEMEVSGAVRIKDVTDAQQKITKIVQDMERKGELVISGRGGEEFVG